The following are from one region of the Coffea eugenioides isolate CCC68of chromosome 2, Ceug_1.0, whole genome shotgun sequence genome:
- the LOC113759427 gene encoding uncharacterized protein LOC113759427, with product MKVNQLCCFVLLLMMMALCDASRLINYFNKAPLKSIKSKDGDVIDCILLSEQPALDHPLLKDHRILMTPSYHPEGLKKLFNSRNDEKSITQLWQLAGRCPQGSIPIRRGKKEDGFFSVIKSFLQKDETNREKLSAGMELISQVKSYQSVASYAMGAYYGAKAIMNVWQPQLQQPNEYSSSQLWITENSFGSNQNTIQAGWHVNPELYGDARTRFFMHWTRDNFKSTGCYNLLCSGFVQITNEIVLGGSVFPLSNFNGSQSEISILIWKDPAQDAWWLEFGNTIVGYWPGSLLTSLAHYSSLIEWGALVLNKQSDGLQTSTQMGSGHFPQEGFKRASYMRNLEVIGSSMKLRPLNYLRTIARKSNCYDITVGENADWGNYIFYGGPGRNPSCP from the exons ATGAAGGTTAATCAACTGTGTTGTTTCGTGTTATTGTTGATGATGATGGCTTTATGCGATGCATCAAGATTAATAAACTACTTCAACAAGGCTCCTCTGAAGTCTATCAAG AGCAAGGATGGTGATGTAATTGATTGTATACTTCTCTCTGAACAACCAGCACTTGATCATCCCTTACTCAAGGATCACCGAATTCTG ATGACACCAAGTTATCACCCGGAAGGGTTGAAAAAATTGTTCAACAGTAGGAATGATGAGAAATCAATTACTCAATTGTGGCAATTGGCTGGGAGATGTCCACAGGGAAGCATTCCTATCAGAAGAGGTAAAAAAGAGGATGGTTTCTTCTCTGTGATCAAGAGCTTTTTACAGAAGGATGAAACCAATCGCGAGAAGCTTTCAGCCGGCATGGAACTCATCAGCCAAGTGAAATCCTACCAG TCTGTAGCTAGTTATGCTATGGGAGCATATTATGGAGCAAAGGCAATCATGAATGTCTGGCAACCCCAACTTCAGCAACCTAATGAATATAGCTCGTCTCAGCTCTGGATAACGGAGAATTCTTTTGGTTCAAATCAGAACACCATTCAAGCGGGTTGGCAT gtcaACCCAGAATTATACGGAGATGCTAGAACAAGGTTCTTCATGCACTGGACT AGGGACAACTTTAAGTCCACAGGATGCTACAACTTGCTGTGTTCAGGCTTTGTTCAAATCACTAATGAAATTGTACTAGGAGGCTCTGTCTTCCCCCTCTCCAATTTCAACGGTTCCCAGTCTGAAATTAGCATACTTATTTGGAAG GATCCAGCACAAGATGCATGGTGGCTAGAATTTGGCAACACGATAGTTGGTTACTGGCCAGGCTCTTTGCTTACAAGCCTAGCACACTATTCTTCTTTGATTGAATGGGGTGCGCTGGTTTTAAACAAACAGTCAGATGGGCTACAAACTTCTACACAGATGGGTAGTGGTCATTTTCCACAAGAAGGTTTTAAGAGGGCAAGTTACATGAGAAATCTTGAAGTGATAGGTAGCTCAATGAAATTAAGGCCCCTTAATTACTTAAGGACCATTGCTCGGAAATCAAACTGCTATGATATAACCGTGGGAGAGAATGCTGATTGGGGAAATTACATTTTCTATGGAGGACCCGGGAGAAATCCTAGTTGTCCATGA